From one Lycium barbarum isolate Lr01 chromosome 6, ASM1917538v2, whole genome shotgun sequence genomic stretch:
- the LOC132645769 gene encoding chaperone protein dnaJ A6-like isoform X2 — MFGRAPKRSDNSKYYAVLGVSKSASQDELKKAYRKAAIRNHPDKGGDPEKFKELAQAYEVLSDPEKREIYDQYGEDALKEGMGSGSGGFHDHFDIFESFFGGGSRFRASRQKQGEDIVHTLRVSLEDLYNGTTKKLSLSRNILCPKCKGKGSKSGASGTCYGCQGTGMRVTARQIAPGMIQQMQHVCPECRGSGEVISERDRCSQCRGKKVTQEKKVLEVNVEKGMQHNQKITFEGEADEAPDTITGDIVFIIQQKEHPKFKRKFDDLYVEHTLTLTEALCGFRFVLTHLDGRQLLIKSNPGEVVKPDQFKAINDEGMPNYGKPFIKGRLYIHFDVEFPESGVLSPDTCRGIETILPPRPGKSSSEIELDECEETIMHDVNIEEEMRHKEQRRQQEAYDSDDDEPNVHRVACNQQ; from the exons ATGTTTGGACGGGCACCAAAGAGGAGTGACAACTCCAAGTACTATGCGGTTCTTGGTGTCTCCAAAAGTGCCAGTCAGGATGAACTTAAGAAGGCATATAGGAAAGCTGCTATAAGAAATCACCCTGACAAGGGTGGTGACCCCGAGAAA TTCAAGGAGTTGGCTCAGGCCTATGAAGTTCTAAGTGatccagagaagagagaaatttatgatcagtATGGTGAAGATGCCCTTAAAGAAGGAATGGGGAGTGGCAGTGGTGGTTTTCATGATCACTTTGACATATTTGAATCATTCTTTG GTGGCGGCAGTCGCTTCAGAGCTAGCAGACAGAAACAAGGTGAAGATATAGTGCATACACTTAGGGTTTCTCTGGAAGACTTGTATAATGGCACCACAAAGAAGCTTTCACTTTCCCGGAATATATTGTGTCCCAAGTGTAAAGG GAAAGGTTCAAAGAGTGGAGCATCTGGGACATGTTATGGATGCCAAGGCACTGGAATGCGTGTCACAGCAAGACAGATTGCTCCAGGAATGATCCAACAGATGCAACATGTTTGTCCTGAATGCCGAGGCTCAG GAGAGGTTATCAGTGAGAGGGACAGGTGCTCACAGTGCAGAGGAAAAAAAGTTACACAAGAAAAGAAGGTTCTGGAAGTGAATGTTGAGAAAGGAATGCAACATAACCAGAAGATAACTTTCGAAGGGGAAGCAGATGAAGCT CCCGATACCATCACTGGAGATATTGTTTTTATTATACAACAGAAGGAGCATCCGAAGTTCAAGCGGAAGTTTGATGATCTTTATGTGGAACATACACTTACTTTGACTGAAGCTCTTTGTGGCTTTCGATTTGTCCTAACTCATCTTGATGGGAGGCAGCTTTTAATCAAATCAAACCCCGGAGAAGTTGTAAAGCCTG ATCAATTCAAGGCAATAAATGATGAAGGCATGCCCAACTATGGCAAGCCTTTCATTAAGGGCCGGCTTTATATCCATTTTGATGTGGAATTTCCAGAATCAGGGGTTCTTTCCCCTGACACATGCCGTGGCATAGAGACTATTCTGCCACCAAGACCAGGGAAGAGCTCATCGGAAATTGAGTTGGATGAGTGTGAGGAAACTATTATGCACGATGTCAACATTGAAGAAGAAATGAGGCACAAGGAGCAGCGACGACAGCAAGAGGCTTATGACTCGGATGATGATGAACCGAACGTGCATCGAGTGGCCTGTAACCAGCAATAA
- the LOC132645769 gene encoding dnaJ protein homolog isoform X1, translating into MFGRAPKRSDNSKYYAVLGVSKSASQDELKKAYRKAAIRNHPDKGGDPEKFKELAQAYEVLSDPEKREIYDQYGEDALKEGMGSGSGGFHDHFDIFESFFGGSFGGGGSRFRASRQKQGEDIVHTLRVSLEDLYNGTTKKLSLSRNILCPKCKGKGSKSGASGTCYGCQGTGMRVTARQIAPGMIQQMQHVCPECRGSGEVISERDRCSQCRGKKVTQEKKVLEVNVEKGMQHNQKITFEGEADEAPDTITGDIVFIIQQKEHPKFKRKFDDLYVEHTLTLTEALCGFRFVLTHLDGRQLLIKSNPGEVVKPDQFKAINDEGMPNYGKPFIKGRLYIHFDVEFPESGVLSPDTCRGIETILPPRPGKSSSEIELDECEETIMHDVNIEEEMRHKEQRRQQEAYDSDDDEPNVHRVACNQQ; encoded by the exons ATGTTTGGACGGGCACCAAAGAGGAGTGACAACTCCAAGTACTATGCGGTTCTTGGTGTCTCCAAAAGTGCCAGTCAGGATGAACTTAAGAAGGCATATAGGAAAGCTGCTATAAGAAATCACCCTGACAAGGGTGGTGACCCCGAGAAA TTCAAGGAGTTGGCTCAGGCCTATGAAGTTCTAAGTGatccagagaagagagaaatttatgatcagtATGGTGAAGATGCCCTTAAAGAAGGAATGGGGAGTGGCAGTGGTGGTTTTCATGATCACTTTGACATATTTGAATCATTCTTTGGTGGGTCTTTTGGTG GTGGCGGCAGTCGCTTCAGAGCTAGCAGACAGAAACAAGGTGAAGATATAGTGCATACACTTAGGGTTTCTCTGGAAGACTTGTATAATGGCACCACAAAGAAGCTTTCACTTTCCCGGAATATATTGTGTCCCAAGTGTAAAGG GAAAGGTTCAAAGAGTGGAGCATCTGGGACATGTTATGGATGCCAAGGCACTGGAATGCGTGTCACAGCAAGACAGATTGCTCCAGGAATGATCCAACAGATGCAACATGTTTGTCCTGAATGCCGAGGCTCAG GAGAGGTTATCAGTGAGAGGGACAGGTGCTCACAGTGCAGAGGAAAAAAAGTTACACAAGAAAAGAAGGTTCTGGAAGTGAATGTTGAGAAAGGAATGCAACATAACCAGAAGATAACTTTCGAAGGGGAAGCAGATGAAGCT CCCGATACCATCACTGGAGATATTGTTTTTATTATACAACAGAAGGAGCATCCGAAGTTCAAGCGGAAGTTTGATGATCTTTATGTGGAACATACACTTACTTTGACTGAAGCTCTTTGTGGCTTTCGATTTGTCCTAACTCATCTTGATGGGAGGCAGCTTTTAATCAAATCAAACCCCGGAGAAGTTGTAAAGCCTG ATCAATTCAAGGCAATAAATGATGAAGGCATGCCCAACTATGGCAAGCCTTTCATTAAGGGCCGGCTTTATATCCATTTTGATGTGGAATTTCCAGAATCAGGGGTTCTTTCCCCTGACACATGCCGTGGCATAGAGACTATTCTGCCACCAAGACCAGGGAAGAGCTCATCGGAAATTGAGTTGGATGAGTGTGAGGAAACTATTATGCACGATGTCAACATTGAAGAAGAAATGAGGCACAAGGAGCAGCGACGACAGCAAGAGGCTTATGACTCGGATGATGATGAACCGAACGTGCATCGAGTGGCCTGTAACCAGCAATAA